Sequence from the Sanguibacter keddieii DSM 10542 genome:
CCTCGAGGGCCGAGGTCCGGGGGTTGGTCGCACGCTCACGACGTGGGCGCGGGCTGGACCCGTCGCCGTCTCCGCCACCGTGCGAGCCACCACCGTGGTCACCGTCGCCGGAGTCTCCGCCGAAGCCCTTGGTGATCGACCCGAGGGCCGCCGTGAACTCGGTCGGGACGATCCACATCTTCGACGAGGTGCCGTTGGCGATCTGCGGGAGCATCTGCAGGTACTGGTAGGCGAGCAGCTCCGGCGACGCGTCACCCTCGTGGATCGCGTCGAAGACCTGGAGGATGGCACGCGCCTCACCCTCGGCGGTGAGGATCGCGGCCTGGGCGCCACCCTCGGCGCGGAGGATCGCGGCCTGCTTCTCACCCTCGGCGGTGAGGATCTGCGACTGCTTGAAGCCCTCGGCCGTGAGGATCGCGGCGCGACGGTCACGCTCGGCGCGCATCTGCTGCTCCATCGAGCCCTGGATGGACTGGGGCGGGTCGATCGACTTGAGCTCGACACGGTTGACGCGGATGCCCCAGCGGCCGGTCGCCTCGTCGAGGACGCCACGCAGCTGGCCGTTGATCTGGTCGCGGCTGGTGAGGGTCTGCTCGAGGTCCATGGACCCGATGACGTTACGGAGCGTGGTGACGGTGAGCTGCTCGATCGCCGTGATGTAGTTCGCGATCTCGTAGACGGCCGACTTCGGGTCGGTCACCTGGAAGTACAGGACGGTGTCGATGCTCACGACGAGGTTGTCGGAGGTGATCACCGGCTGCGGCGGGAACGACACGACCTGCTCGCGCAGGTCGACGCCGGCGCGCACGCGGTCGATGAACGGGATGAGGAAGTGCAGACCGGCGTCCATGGTGCGCGAGTAGCGCCCGAGGCGCTCGACGATGAGCGAGGCGGTCTGCGGGACGACCCGGACAGCACGTGCCAGGGCGATGATGAAGAACAGCGCGATGAGCGCTGCGATGACCAGGCCGATGATCTGGCCGTTGTTGCCATCGTTCATGAGGGTCCTCTCGAGGTGCAGTGGGTCATGGTGCGGTGGGTGGTCACGTGCTGCGCTCCGCCTGTCACAGGACGGGCGGTGCGCCGGGTGAGCTGTGGGGGGCCTCGACGGCGTCTACGACAGCCGTCGCGCCCTCGATGCGGACGACGCGGACGTCGGTCCCCGGGGAGAAGGTCACGGCGCCGAGGGACCGGGCGGTCCACACCTCGCCGAGGAGCTTGATGCGCCCGCCGGTCTCGCCGACCTCGGACACGACGGTCCCGACGCGACCGGGGAGCGCGGCGGCGCCGGTCTCGACGAGGGGCTCGCGCTGGCGGAGGTACTTGAGCAGCCACGGGCGCAGGGCCAGCAGCAGGAGCGTGGACACGACGCCGAACACGACGATCTGCCCGACGAGCCCGAGGCCCAGGGCGCTCGCGATGCCAGCGGCGATCGCGCCGCCGGCGAACATGATGAGGACCAGGTCGAGGGTGACGACCTCCACGACCACGAGGAGCAGCGCTGCTCCGATCCACCAGTACCAGTCCATGGGTGCCTCCGCTCCGTCAAAGCCGAACATGGCTTTGCCGAAACTTTACGCTATCGAGCCCAGTCTGGCGCGGTGGCCCGCGGGGAGAAGTCCCCGGTCAGTCGGCGTGGCCGCCGCTGCGGGCCGGCTCGACCTGGGCCGCGCGAGCAGACCAGCGGTCGCCTGTCCGGCTCACCTCGAGCGGCAGGCCGAAGGCCTCGCTCAGGTGCTCGTCGGTGAGCACCTCGGCGATCGGCCCGGCGGTGTGCACGCCGCCGTCGCGCATGAGCATGACGTGCGTGAAGCCCGGCGGGATCTCCTCGACGTGGTGAGTCACGAGGACCAGCACCGGCGACTGCGGGTACGCGGCGAGCTCGGAGAGGGCGCCGACGAGCTCTTCGCGCCCGCCCAAGTCCAGGCCGGCCGCCGGCTCGTCGAGGAGCAGCAGCTCGGGGTCGGTCATGAGGGCGCGGGCGATCTGCACACGCTTGCGCTCGCCCTCGCTCAGGGTGCCGAAGCGACGGTCGGCGAGGTGGTCGACCCCGAAGGCCGCCAGCAGGTCCGTCGCGCGGGACACGTCGAGGTCCTCGTAGGACTCGCGCCAGCGGCCGGTCACGGCGTAGGCGGCGGTGAGGACCACGTCGGAGACGACCTCGGAGGCGGGGATGCGGTCCGCGAGCGCCGCGCTGGCGAGGCCGATGCGCGGCCGGAGCTCGAAGACGTCGACCTTGCCGAGCTGGGTGTCGAGGATCTTCGCGACGCCCTTGGTGGGGTGCATGCGGGCCGAGGCGATCTGCAGGAGGGTCGTCTTGCCGGCTCCGTTGCGGCCGAGGATCACCCACCGTTCGCCCTCGGCGATCTGCCACGACACGTCGTCGAGGATGTTCTTCTCACCGCGGCGGACAGAGACGTTCTCGAGGTCAAGCACCCAGGTCATGGTCACCGACCTTATCCGCTCCCCGGGGGTGACGCCGACCGTGCCACGCCGCCAGCGCGCCCTGCGGCGCACGGGCGGCGTAGTTTTGTCGTCGTGACCTCGCACGCCTCGCGCCCCACCCGTCCCGACCCGGGGGCGATCGTCCCCCGCTCCGCCTCGCTCGCTCTGTGGTTGTGGGCCACGGTGCGGCCCGACGACGCGCCCGCCGCGGTGCGGACCGTCGTCGACGACGACGAGCCGCACCGGCTGGTCGAGGTGCCGCCGGACGGGCTGCCGGCCGCGGACCTCGAGGAGCTCTTCTCGGTGTGGGCGGGCCGCGTGCGGTCCGCCGCGGCGATCTTCCCCGGTCCGGGTGACGCGATGGGGGCTCCGGCGCCGATCAGCCCGATCGCGATCGACGCCGAGGAGTGCGTGCTCGTGACGGTCGCGGCCGGGCCGCAGGCGCCGGGTGCCGGCGTGGTGCCTCCCGGGCCGGACGCGCCGGAGGTCTTGGAGCACTGGGCCCTGGTGCCCGAGGTCGAGCGCTTCGGCTCGGTCCTCGAGCCCGGGCACCTCGTCACGTGGACGGTGGCCCGGATCGAGACGTGGGAGCACCGCACACTCGGGGTGGTCGGCACGCTCGACGACGCGCAGCGCCAGCTGCGCCTGGGGCTGCGCGAGGCGACCGAGGCCCTCATGGAGCTGGACGTCTCGCGCTGGCGGGAGGACGCCGCCGGTGTCATCGCGTCGCTGCGCGAGCCCGTCGACCTCCGGTCGGTGCTGCCGCGGGACGTCGACGCCCGCCGGGCCGAGGTGTTCCAGTCGGCCGCGCGGCTGCGCGCCATCGTGGACCTCGCGACGGCGGACGACGGCGGCGCGGTCAACCTGTGGCAGGCCGACCAGCGCTCGACCGCCCTGCGCGAGGTCGACCGTGCGGCACGCCGCGCGATGTCCGCCGCCACCCTGCACGTCCCCGACGGAGCCTGACCCCGCACCAGGTCGCACCACCAGGCTCGAGGTCGCACAGTCACGCCAGACACCCCCGATTCAGAGGCAGATCTGGCGTGTCCCTGCGACCTCGCGATCAGGCGTGCGACCTCGCGGGGCCAGCAGCTGGTGTGGCTAGCGCGCCGCCCACTGGTCGAGGACGGTCTGGTAGACCTCGAGGGTGCGGTCGGCGATGGCGTCCCACGCGAAGTGGTCCTCGACGCGCTTGCGGGCGGCCACGCCCATCGCGGCGGCACGCTCGGGGTCGGTGACGACGTCGGTGAGGGCCTTGGCCAGGTCGGCGACGAAGCGCTCGGGGTCCGTCGGGGTCCCCGTGCCGTCCTGCACCTGGTCGATGGGCACCAGCAGGCCGGTGACGCCGTCGTCGACGACCTCGGGGATCCCGCCGGTCGCGCTGCCGACCACGGGCAGGCCCACGGCCATGGCCTCGAGGTTCACGATGCCGAGCGGCTCGTAGACGGAGGGGCACACGAACACGGTCGACGCGGCGAGCACGGCGACGAGGTCGGGGCGCGGGAGCATCTCCTCGATCCACACGACGCCCTCGCGGCGGGACGAGAGCTCGGCGACGGCCGTGGCCACCTCGGTGGCGATCTCCGGGGTGTCGGGGGCCCCGGCGCAGAGGATCAGCTGGACGTCCTCGGGCAGCCGGTCCGCCGCCTGGAGCAGGTACGGCAGGCCCTTCTGCCGCGTGATGCGACCGACGAACACCACGGCGGGACGCTCCGGGTCGATCCCGAGCGCACGCACGACGGAGTCGGCGCGCACGGCCTCGTCACCGGTGGGTCGGACCCATCCGTCGAGGTCGATGCCGTTGTGCACCACGTGCACCTTGGCCGGGTCGACGTCGGGGTAGGACCGCAGGATGTCGGCGCGCATGCCGGCGCTCACCGCGATGATGCCGGCGGCACCCTCGTAGGCGGTCTTCTCGGCCCAGCCGGACAGCGCGTAGCCGCCGCCGAGCTGCTCGGCCTTCCACGGGCGCAGCGGCTCGAGGGAGTGCGCCGAGAGCACGTGCGGGATCCCGTGCAGCAGACCGGCGAGGTGCCCGCCGAGGTTCGCGTACCAGGTGTGGGAGTGCACGAGGTCCGCGCCGGCCACGTCGCCCGCCATGGCGAGGTCCACGCCGAAGGTCGCGAGCGCCGGGTTGGCTCCCTCGAGGTCCGGCGGTGGCGCGTACCCGGTGACGCCCTCCTGGGCGTCGTCACCGGTCCGGGGGCCGTCGAAGCAGCGGACGCGCACGTCGACGCGGCTGCGCAGCACGGCCGACAGCTCGGCGACGTGGACACCAGCCCCGCCGTAGACGAACGGGGGGTACTCACGGGTCAACAGGTCGATTCTCACGTCGACACGGTAGCGCTTCTGGGTGCATCCGGGGGCGCGCGGCCCTAAGGTCATGGCATGGCAGCCCCTAAAGTTCTCGCGATCGTCCTGGCAGGCGGCGAAGGCAACCGTCTCAAGCCGCTGACGGCGCACCGCGCAAAGCCAGCCGTCCCCTTCGGCGGCATCTACCGACTTGTCGACTTCGCGCTCTCGAACCTCGTCAACTCGCACTACCTGCACATCGTCGTGCTGACCCAGTACAAGTCCCACAGCCTGGACCGCCACATCTCCAAGACGTGGCGGATGTCGGCGCTCCTCGGCAACTACGTGGCACCGGTCCCCGCACAGCAGCGGGTCGGCAAGCACTGGTACCTCGGGTCCGCCGACGCCATCTTCCAGTGCCTCAACATCATCGAGGACGAGCGCCCCGACATCGTCGTGGTGGTCGGCGCCGACCACGTGTACCGCATGGACTTCTCCCAGATGGTGGACGCCCACATCGCCTCGGGCGCCGAGCTCACGGTCGCCGGCATCCGCCAGCCGATCGCCCTCGCCACCGAGTTCGGCGTGATCGACACCGACCCGGCCACCCCCGACAAGATCCGCGCCTTCCTCGAGAAGCCTGCCGACCCGGTGGGCCTCGCCGACTCCCCCGGGGAGATCCTCGCGTCGATGGGCAACTACGTCGTCAACGCCGACGCGCTCGTCGAGGCCGTCACCAAGGACGCCGACAACCTCGAGTCCCGGCACGACATGGGCGGCGACATCGTCCCGTACTTCGTCGACCGCGGGACCGCCGGCGTCTACGACTTCATCCGCAACGACGTGCCCGGCTCGACCGACCGCGACCGCGACTACTGGCGCGACGTCGGGACCATCGACTCGTACTACGAGGCCAACAAGGACCTCATCGCGGTCACCCCGGTCTTCAACCTCTACAACCACGAGTGGCCGCTGCACACCGGCTACGTCGGCCTCCCCCCGGCCAAGTTCGTGCACGCCGGTGCCGGTCGCCTCGGCCACGCCGCCGACTCGATCGTGTCCCCCGGTGTCCTCATCTCCGGCGCGACGGTCGTCGGCTCGGTGCTCTCCCCCGGGGTGCACCTGCACTCCTGGGCGGCCGTGTCGGACAGCGTCCTGCTCGACGACGTCCAGGTGCACCGGCACGCCCAGGTCCACCGGGCGATCGTCGACAAGAACGTCATCATCAAGGAGCGCGCCCGCGTCGGCCTCAACGCCGATGAAGACCGCGCCCGCGGCTTCACGGTCACCGAGTCCGGCATCACCGTGGTCCCCAAGGGGACGATCGTCGAGTAACCCGCACCGCCGGAGAGGGGCCGCTACTCTCCGCCCCCCTCTGACCGAGCCGCGTCCGCTGTGCGGGCGCGGCTCGGTGCGTCCCGGGGTCCCGCCTAGGCTGGTCCGGTGACCGAGACTCCCGCACCCCTGTCCGCCGCCACCGCGGAGCCCGTCGAGGGCACCGCCACCGCGCCCTCCCCCCGCCGTCTGGTGGTGATGGACGTCGACTCGACGCTCATCACTCAGGAGGTCATCGAGCTCATCGCGGCTCACGCCGGGACGCAGGACCTCGTGGCCGCGGTGACCGAGCGGGCGATGCGGGGCGAGCTGGACTTCGCCGAGTCGCTGCGCGAGCGCGTCGCGACGCTCGCCGGGGTCCCCGTCACGGCGCTCGACGAGGTCCGCCGGACGACCACCTTCACCCCGGGCGCGCGCGAGCTCGTCGCGGAGTGCCACCGGCGCGGCTGGGTGGTCGCGCTGGTCTCGGGCGGCTTCACCGAGGTCGTCGCCCCGCTCGCCGCGGAGCTGGGCATCACGCTCTTCCGCGCGAACCACCTCGAGGTCGTCGACGGCGTGCTCACGGGCAGGACCACCGGTCAGGTGGTCGACCGGGCGTACAAGGCGCAGACGCTGCGCGAGCTCGCCGAGCAGGAGGGCGTCGCGATCGAGCACACGGTCGCGATCGGCGACGGCGCCAACGACCTCGACATGATCGCCGCTGCCGGCATCGGCATCGCCTTCGCGGCGAAGCCGGTCGTCCGGGAGCAGGCCCCCTACTCGGTCGACGGGCCGCGCCTCGACGCGGTGCTCGAGATCATCGACGCGGCCTGACACCGACCGCCACGGCCTCGCGCGAGCTCGCGCGACACCAGCCCAGCACGACGAAGGACCGGGACCGATGCCCTCGAGGCGTCGGTCCCGGTCCTTCGTGCTGCTGCGGGGCCCGTGAGCCTCAGTCCGCGGCGCGGACCAGACGGACGAGCGTGCCGGTGCGCCGGCCCCAGGCGTCCCACGGGACGTCGGACTCGACGACGGAGTACGAGGCGGTCGGCACGCCGACCTGCACCTGACGCAGCGCAGCAGAGTCCGAGTCCGGCCCCGCGAGGTGCTCCGCGACAGAGGACATGATCGGCTCGTGGCCGACCACGAGCACCGTGCGGACCCTGTCGTCGACGGCCGCCACGAGGGCGAGCACCTGCGCGACGTCAGCCGTGTACAGGTCGGCGGTCACGGTGACCTCGGGCTCGACGTCGCCGAGCCCGGGGCGCACCAGGTCCCACGTCTGGCGGGTGCGCACGGCGTCCGAGCACAGCACCACCTCGGGGAGCACCTCGGCGGCCGCGAGGGACCGTCCGACCGCGGAGGCCTGCGACCGGCCCTTGAGGGCGAGCGGTCGCAGGACGTCCGGCACGGTGCCGCCCGGCTCCGCCTTCGCGTGGCGCAGCAGGACCAGGCGGCGCACCGCGGTCGTCGTCACCGGGCTACAGGCCCATGGCGTGCACGCCACCGTCGACGTGGACGATCTCACCGGTGGTCGCGGGGAACCAGTCGGAGAGCAGGGCGGCGACGGCGCGCGCGGTCGGCTCGGGGTTGGTCTGGTCCCAGCCGAGGGGAGCGCGCTCGGGCCAGCCGCCCTCCATCTTCTCGAAGCCGGGGATGGACTTGGCCGCGGTGGTGCGGATCGGTCCGGCCGAGACGAGGTTGACGCGGATGTTGTCGGCGCCGAGGTCACGGGCGAGGTAGCGCGAGGTCGACTCGAAGGCGGCCTTGGCGACGCCCATCCAGTCGTAGACGGGCCAGGCGAAGCTGCCGTCGAAGGTGAGGCCGACGATCGAGCCGCCGCCGTTGGTCATGAGGGGCTTGGCCGCGACCGCGAGGGACTTGAGCGAGAACGCCGAGACCTCGAGGGCCGTGGCGACGTCCTTCCACTCACCGCTGAGGAAGTTGCCGCCCATGACGGACTGCGGGGCGAAGCCGATCGAGTGGACCACGCCGTCGATGTGGTCGACGTGCTCGCGCACGTTCCCCTCGAGCGCGGCGAGGTGCTCGTCGTCGGTGACGTCGAGCTCGACGACCGGCGCGGCCTCCGGGAGACGCTTGGCGATCGCCTGCGTGAGGCGGAACTGGCGGCCGAAGGACGTCAGGACGACCTGGGCGCCTTCCTGCTGCGCGAGGCGCGCGACGTGGAACGCGATCGAGTGGTCCGTGAGGACTCCCGTGACGAGCAGCTTCTTACCTTCGAGCAGGCCCATGCCTGATCCTTCCGACGGAGGGGTGGTACGAGAAAGAGGTGCGAGGAGACGGTCTGGCTCGGGTCAGTGACCCATGCCGAGGCCGCCGTCGACGGGGATGACGGCGCCGCTGATGTAGCCGGCGTCGGGCGAGGCGAGGAAGAAGACCGCGCCGGCGACCTCGTCGGGCTCGGCGAACCGGCCCGCGGGGATCGACGCCTTGTAGGCCTTCTGGCGCTCCTCGGGGAGCTCGGCGGTCATCGCCGTGTTGATGAAGCCCGGGGCGACGACGTTCGCGGTGATGTTCCGCGAGCCGATCTCACGGGTGATCGAGCGGGCCATCCCGACGAGCGCAGACTTGGAGGCCGCGTAGTTGACCTGCCCCGCGCCGCCGAAGAGGCCGATCACGGAGGAGACGAGGACGATGCGCCCGCGGCGCATCTTGATCATGCCCTTGGACGCGCGGCGCACGCAGCGGAAGGTCCCGGTGAGGTTCACGTCGACGACGCTCTCGAACTCCTCGTCGGTCATGCGCATGAGCAGCTGGTCGCGGGTGATGCCCGCGTTGGCCACGAGCACCTCGACCGGGCCGAGCTCGGCCTCGATCGCCGTGAACGCCGCGTCCACGGCAGCGGTGTCGCTGATGTCCGCGACGGCGCCGAAGACGCCCTCGGGGAGGTCACCGCTGCGGTAGATGGTGGCCACGCGGTCACCGGCCGCGACGAAGCGCTCGGCGATCGCACGACCGATGCCGCGGTTCGCGCCGGTCACGAGGACCACGCGTGAGGTCTCAGTCGTCTCAGCCGCTGCCACAGGTCCTCCAAGGTGATGGTGCTCTGGTCGTGCGCCGGTCTCGAGCCGCAGGTCTGCGCGTGCGGCTGAGCGTCGGCGCGGCCCCGAACCGTACGGAGCCTGCGTCAGAACGGTAGCCGACCCGGGGTCGCGCCGGGGCGCAGGAATCCTCAGGGCGACGGGCCCACGCTAGTGGGAACCCTACAGAGTGTGGGGGTCCTGTGCTGGTCGGACAGCCGTTCTGCTGTGCCCGGCCGACAAAGATCGTGAGGGGCGTCACGAGCCCATCGCGCGTAAACTCGAGAGGTGAAGACTCCTGGCACCCGCGGGCGCTCCGAGCACCGTGACGAGGTGTACCGGATCACGAACGCCGCCGACTCCCTCCGGCAGGACCAGTCCCGCCGCGCCAAGCGATACCTGATCCAGATGGGTCTCCGCCTGGTCTGCTTCGCCGGCGCGTTCTTCGCCGACGGGTGGCTCATGTGGGCGCTGCTGGCCGGCGCCGTCCTGCTCCCCTACGCCGCCGTCATCAGCGCCAACGAGACGCGCACCAAGGGCCAGGAGACCGAGGGCCCGCTGATGGAGTACTACCAGCTGCCGAGCGCCGAGGGCGCGACCGGCCCCATGGGGCCGAGACCGGCCGCTGCGCCCGAGGAGCCGCCGTCGTACGTCTACGTGGTGGACCCGGAGGGTCCGGCCGACGGCACGACGCCCCCGACCACCCCTGAGCCGGGAGAGGATGGGACGCGAGGACCTGCGCCGGACGACGACGCCGGGACCACCGCACCGCACGAGGAGAAGCGCCCATGATCGACCTGCTCGGCCTCGCCGACCCCATCTCCGACGACCTCGTCTGCAGCGGCAAGGGCTGCCGCGCCGAGGCCCGCTGGGGTCTGCTGTGGAACAACCCGAAGATCCACACCCCCGCGCGCCGCAAGGTGTGGCTCGCGTGCGACGACCACCGCGAGCACCTCGAGACCTTCCTGGACGCCCGCGGCTTCCGCCACGGCACCGTCCCCGTCACCGACCTCGAGCAGCAGCCCGCGCAGTGACCGACGCCCCGCCCCCCGCACCGACGGCTCCCGCACCCGCGACGCCCGCCCCGGACGCACCCCGGGTGCAGCTGCGGACCCCGCGGCAGTGGGTCTCGCTCGCCCTCGGCGTGGCCCTGCTGTTCACCGGGTGCGTGCTCGCCGGTCGGTGGCAGTGGAACCGGCACGTCGACCGCGACGCGCAGATCGCCGTCATCGAGGCCAACTACGCCTCGCAGCCCGTGCCGATCGACGAGCTCCTCGACGGCCCCGGCGACGTGGTGCCCGCCTCCGAGGCGTGGCGCCAGGTCACCGTGACCGGGCGTTACGACGCGGACAAGACCGTGCTGCTGCGCAACCGTCCCGTCGAGGGCCAGGCGGCCTTCCACGTGCTCGTCCCCTTCGTCACCGACGAGGGCACGGTGATCGTGGTGAACCGCGGCTGGGTGCCCTACGGGGCCGACAGCGCGACTCCGGCCTCGCTGCCCGCTCCCCCGTCGGGCGACGTCGAGCTCACCCTGCGGCTGCGCGCCGACGAGCCCGCCGCGGACAACGGAGCCCCGCCCGGGCAGGCGCAGGCCATCAACACCGCCCAGGTGCTCGCCGCCGGGCCCGACGGGGCCGCGTGGGCGCAGGGCCGCACCTACAGCGGCTACGGCGTCCTGGCCGCCGAGGACGGCCAGCCCGTCCAGGGGCTCGGGACGCCTCCCGTGCCGGACACCGATCCCCGCTCCCACCTGTCCTACGCCTTCCAGTGGTGGGTCTTCGCGGTCGGCGGCGTCGCCGGGTTCCTCGTGCTGATCCGCCGCGAGCGACGGGACGCCACGCTCGACGCCCTCGGCGACCTCCCGCACCCCTTCGCGGCGCTCGGCGACCAGGACCGGGGGCGCGAGCCCGAAGCGGGTGGCGACGCCGGCACGCACGGCCAGCGCGGCGCGACCAGGTCTCCGGGTTCCTCGGCCCGCCGACGCGGGCGGCAGAGCGCCGAGGAGATCGAGGACGCGCTCATCGACTCGAGCTCGACCCGCTGACACGCGCCTCTCGCACGGTCGACGCCGGGCCCGCGGACGGACCCGGCGACGCCCCGCGGGGCTCTGCTCAGACCACGGGGTCCGGGCGCAGCGCGTCGGTGAGCTGCCCGACGAGGGTGTCGAGCTGCACGCTGGTCGACGACGTGAGGTCGTCCTCGTCCGCGCCGTCGAGCGCGCGGGCCGCGAGCCCGGACTTGCTGTCGATGAGCTCGGCGATCCTCGAGTCGACCGTCTGCGCGGCGATGATCCTCCACGCCGTGACGGGCTCGGCCTGGCCGATGCGGTGGATGCGGTCGATGGCCTGCGTCTGCTCGGCGTAGGTCCACGACAGCTCGGCCAGCACGAGGTTCGACGCCACCTGGAGGTTGAGGCCCACCCCTGCGGCGGTGAGCGAGCAGACCACGACCTGCACCTCGGGGTCCTCGACGAAGGCGGTGATGTTCTTCTCCCGCACCTTCGGCGTCTGGTCCCCGCGGATCGACGCGTACCGGATGCCGCGGTCGGCGAAGAGCTGCTCGGCCTGGTCCATGACGTCCACGTGCTTGGCGAAGAACACCACCTTGCCGACGCTGCGGGCGAGCTGCGCGGCATAGTCGGCGGCGGGCCCGGCCTTCGCCTGGCCGATCCGGCGGACCATGGTGAACACGTTCTCGCCCCCGGCCTTCGAGGTGGAGTCCTTGAGCTCCGCCGCGGCGACCCGGCGGACGAGCTCGTGGTCGATGCCGTCGAGACCGACCTCGTCCAGGGCGGTGCTGCCGGTGCGCATCTCCAGCGCGGCCCGGTAGCGCTGGACCAGCCGGTCGGTGAGGGCGGCCTCGGCGGCACGGATCGAGCGGCCGGCCGCTCCGTCGAGCTCGACGGGGAGGTCGGCGACCCGGCGCGCCGGGATGTCGGCGACCACGTCGATCTTGCGGCGGCGCACGATGCCCATGTCGATCACGCTGGACCGTGCGGCGGACGCGAAGCCCGGGTCGGCCGGGGTGAGCCCGGTCTCCTCGAGGGAGGCCTCGAGCGCCCCGAGCGGCACGGTGTCGTCGATCCAGCCGAGGAACTGCCAGATCGCCCGGAAGTCCTCGATGTCGTTGATGAGCGGGGTGCCGGTGAGGGCCATGAGCAGCGGCCGGGTGACCCGGGTGCGGATCCTGTCGGACAGGGCGCGGACGTGCTGGGACCGCTGGGAGGTCTTGTTCTTGATGAGGTGGGCCTCGTCGACGACCATGCCACGGAAGCCGAGGTCGCCGAGCCAGCCGATGTGCCGGTCGAGGAGCTCGTAGTTGACGATCACCACGTCGGCGAAGCCGTCCATCTGGTCGCCGTCGCCGTGCACCACGGTGGCCCGCCGCGACGGCGTCCACAGCGCCACCTCGTGGGCCCAGTTCGCCTTGACGACGTTGGGGACCACGACCAGCAGCGGGTAGGCGTCGGCGGCCTGTGCGGCGAGCAGGGCCTGCGCGGTCTTGCCGAGCCCGGGCTCGTCGGCGAGCAGGAACGTGCGGTGACCACGAGCCGCGGCCGTGATGACCTGCGCCTGGTGCGGCATGACGTCGCGGCCCCGCGGGACGGGCACCGGACGGGGGTCGGGCAGGGGCATGCAAGCCGGTGCACCGGTGGCGGCCACCTCGAAGGACCGGAAGAGCGGCTCGAGCAGCTCCCAGCCGGACAGCCGGCGGGCACGCGGCGCGGCGCGCTGGGCCGCAGCCTCGAAGTCCGGGGCCAGGAAGGGGTTCGCCATCTGGCGCGAGACCACCGAGCGGGGCACCACCTGGGCCGAGGAGCTGAACGTCGGCGTGGTCGGGACCACGGGCGCGGGCGCCTCCTCCGGCTCGGGTGGCTCCATCCCGGCGGCCAGCAGCACCTTGCCACGGAGCGTGCGGGCGGCCTCGGAGACCCGGGCGTCGTCCGCTAGCAGCGCGAGGAGCGACGTGTCTCGCGCAGCCGTG
This genomic interval carries:
- a CDS encoding SPFH domain-containing protein, whose product is MNDGNNGQIIGLVIAALIALFFIIALARAVRVVPQTASLIVERLGRYSRTMDAGLHFLIPFIDRVRAGVDLREQVVSFPPQPVITSDNLVVSIDTVLYFQVTDPKSAVYEIANYITAIEQLTVTTLRNVIGSMDLEQTLTSRDQINGQLRGVLDEATGRWGIRVNRVELKSIDPPQSIQGSMEQQMRAERDRRAAILTAEGFKQSQILTAEGEKQAAILRAEGGAQAAILTAEGEARAILQVFDAIHEGDASPELLAYQYLQMLPQIANGTSSKMWIVPTEFTAALGSITKGFGGDSGDGDHGGGSHGGGDGDGSSPRPRRERATNPRTSALEDPTQALAEARRLAEAATADATSAGTHSGSPTDPSRSAGQQPSGSHGSAPTAPRTLGSEGGGARFAPPAPDAFEKPATPPAPPTPPTAPGQGQPPQQ
- a CDS encoding NfeD family protein; translated protein: MFGFDGAEAPMDWYWWIGAALLLVVVEVVTLDLVLIMFAGGAIAAGIASALGLGLVGQIVVFGVVSTLLLLALRPWLLKYLRQREPLVETGAAALPGRVGTVVSEVGETGGRIKLLGEVWTARSLGAVTFSPGTDVRVVRIEGATAVVDAVEAPHSSPGAPPVL
- a CDS encoding ABC transporter ATP-binding protein, which codes for MTWVLDLENVSVRRGEKNILDDVSWQIAEGERWVILGRNGAGKTTLLQIASARMHPTKGVAKILDTQLGKVDVFELRPRIGLASAALADRIPASEVVSDVVLTAAYAVTGRWRESYEDLDVSRATDLLAAFGVDHLADRRFGTLSEGERKRVQIARALMTDPELLLLDEPAAGLDLGGREELVGALSELAAYPQSPVLVLVTHHVEEIPPGFTHVMLMRDGGVHTAGPIAEVLTDEHLSEAFGLPLEVSRTGDRWSARAAQVEPARSGGHAD
- the glgA gene encoding glycogen synthase, which translates into the protein MRIDLLTREYPPFVYGGAGVHVAELSAVLRSRVDVRVRCFDGPRTGDDAQEGVTGYAPPPDLEGANPALATFGVDLAMAGDVAGADLVHSHTWYANLGGHLAGLLHGIPHVLSAHSLEPLRPWKAEQLGGGYALSGWAEKTAYEGAAGIIAVSAGMRADILRSYPDVDPAKVHVVHNGIDLDGWVRPTGDEAVRADSVVRALGIDPERPAVVFVGRITRQKGLPYLLQAADRLPEDVQLILCAGAPDTPEIATEVATAVAELSSRREGVVWIEEMLPRPDLVAVLAASTVFVCPSVYEPLGIVNLEAMAVGLPVVGSATGGIPEVVDDGVTGLLVPIDQVQDGTGTPTDPERFVADLAKALTDVVTDPERAAAMGVAARKRVEDHFAWDAIADRTLEVYQTVLDQWAAR
- a CDS encoding glucose-1-phosphate adenylyltransferase is translated as MAAPKVLAIVLAGGEGNRLKPLTAHRAKPAVPFGGIYRLVDFALSNLVNSHYLHIVVLTQYKSHSLDRHISKTWRMSALLGNYVAPVPAQQRVGKHWYLGSADAIFQCLNIIEDERPDIVVVVGADHVYRMDFSQMVDAHIASGAELTVAGIRQPIALATEFGVIDTDPATPDKIRAFLEKPADPVGLADSPGEILASMGNYVVNADALVEAVTKDADNLESRHDMGGDIVPYFVDRGTAGVYDFIRNDVPGSTDRDRDYWRDVGTIDSYYEANKDLIAVTPVFNLYNHEWPLHTGYVGLPPAKFVHAGAGRLGHAADSIVSPGVLISGATVVGSVLSPGVHLHSWAAVSDSVLLDDVQVHRHAQVHRAIVDKNVIIKERARVGLNADEDRARGFTVTESGITVVPKGTIVE
- the serB gene encoding phosphoserine phosphatase SerB, with product MTETPAPLSAATAEPVEGTATAPSPRRLVVMDVDSTLITQEVIELIAAHAGTQDLVAAVTERAMRGELDFAESLRERVATLAGVPVTALDEVRRTTTFTPGARELVAECHRRGWVVALVSGGFTEVVAPLAAELGITLFRANHLEVVDGVLTGRTTGQVVDRAYKAQTLRELAEQEGVAIEHTVAIGDGANDLDMIAAAGIGIAFAAKPVVREQAPYSVDGPRLDAVLEIIDAA
- a CDS encoding SixA phosphatase family protein: MTTTAVRRLVLLRHAKAEPGGTVPDVLRPLALKGRSQASAVGRSLAAAEVLPEVVLCSDAVRTRQTWDLVRPGLGDVEPEVTVTADLYTADVAQVLALVAAVDDRVRTVLVVGHEPIMSSVAEHLAGPDSDSAALRQVQVGVPTASYSVVESDVPWDAWGRRTGTLVRLVRAAD
- the fabI gene encoding enoyl-ACP reductase FabI, which translates into the protein MGLLEGKKLLVTGVLTDHSIAFHVARLAQQEGAQVVLTSFGRQFRLTQAIAKRLPEAAPVVELDVTDDEHLAALEGNVREHVDHIDGVVHSIGFAPQSVMGGNFLSGEWKDVATALEVSAFSLKSLAVAAKPLMTNGGGSIVGLTFDGSFAWPVYDWMGVAKAAFESTSRYLARDLGADNIRVNLVSAGPIRTTAAKSIPGFEKMEGGWPERAPLGWDQTNPEPTARAVAALLSDWFPATTGEIVHVDGGVHAMGL